The following are encoded in a window of Pyrenophora tritici-repentis strain M4 chromosome 6, whole genome shotgun sequence genomic DNA:
- a CDS encoding Trichoplein multi-domain protein, whose protein sequence is MSCINAAIEAIESRDPGDKFTYSEVARRFGVDRSTLSRRHQQIRGSNEAKSRNQQLLHPHQELQLLEHIDELTEAGLPPTRTMIQNFASAIAGRATSQSWVTRFFHRHPDAIISRWSTGLDRNRHRADSVYKYESYFDLLSTKMAQHHIRAQDVYNMDEKGFLIGVTGRSKRVFSKQKYETGGFKKVIQDGNRDWITVIAAICADGSTLPPAIIYEATSGNMYARWVDDIAIDDPVYVTSSPSGWTNDQVGLAWLEQVFDRHTKEKAGNHTRLLILDGHGSHVTMDTHTLQPLDVVMFKPLAAAYSLSLQHYLQASHGLLAVRKDDFYRLFKPAWDSSFIKKHALKAFKATGIAPIDPEVVLKKFRKSTLTAPPPLVNVSRATITNLINQAYDPSSIAANNLSEILLRLQAAKEIAEYEKDALRAALHVHQKPRNRHEPPLDLQQRKAFHSGQFGGRLKEKEKEKELLDKIELKEAKENNRIYQLKIKEAARAAREEAKKVRDEAKAVKAAELDAKRRDRDAAKAIQQPQSGKRKASKPAAKQQPKKRRVGGAGGGTLAEVAAPAPPQQPPDAAGPSILRQNIDRQSCRATSIDQYTGKSRDNSYCEGISVPLLLGDSRVVVKGAQKL, encoded by the exons atgagttgtatcaacgctgcgattgaagctattgaatcgcgtgatcccggagataaatttacatactctgaggttgcgcgccgctttggtgttgatcgctctacgttgtcgcgacgccatcaacagatccggggctcaaatgaagccaaatcacgtaatcagcaactccttcacccacaccaggagctacagcttctagagcacattgacgagcttactgaggctggcttaccaccgacgaggactatgatccagaactttgctagtgctatagccggaagggctacctcccaaagctgggtgacgcgcttctttcaccgtcatcccgacgcgattatatcacgttggtcaactggtttggaccgcaatcgccaccgggctgattctgtatacaagtacgagtcgtactttgatctactatctactaaaatggctcagcaccatattcgggcgcaggatgtatataatatggatgagaagggattccttattggagtgacggggaggagtaagagagtgtttagtaagcagaaatatgagactgggggctttaagaaagtgatacaggacggcaacagagattggatcactgttatcgctgctatatgtgctgatgggagtacgttaccgcccgcgattatatacgaagctacttcgggcaacatgtacgccagatgggttgatgatatcgcaattgacgatccagtctacgttacctcaagtccctcagggtggaccaatgatcaggtaggcctggcatggctcgaacaggtgtttgatcgccatacgaaggagaaggccggcaatcacacacgcttactcatccttgacggccatgggagtcacgttactatgga TACCCAtacgctgcagccactcgatgtggtaatgttcaaacctctggcagccgcgtactcactcagcttgcagcactacctccaggcgagccacggtctcttagctgtgaggaaggatgacttctaccgtcttttcaagcctgcctgggactcctctttcattaagaagcacgcgttgaaggcatttaaagccactgggatagctcctatagatcccgaagtagtacttaaaaagttccgaaagtcaacactaacagcaccgccgccactagtgaacgtgagtagagctactatcacgaacctcattaatcaggcctacgatccgagctctattgcggccaacaacctctcagaaatactcctccgcctccaggctgccaaagagatcgccgagtacgagaaggacgcactgcgcgcggcgctacacgttcaccagaagccccgcaatcggcacgaacctcccctagatctacagcagcgaaaagcgttccattcagggcagtttggtggtcgcc tgaaggagaaggagaaggagaaagagctacttgataagatagagttgaaagaggcaaaggagaacaacaggatctatcaacttaagatcaaagaggcagcgcgggcggcgcgtgaggaggcaaagaaggtgcgggatgaagccaaggctgtaaaggctgccgaacttgacgccaaacgacgcgatcgcgacgctgcaaaggctatacaacaaccccaatcgggcaagcgtaaggcttcaaagcccgctgcaaagcaacagccaaaaaaacgacgcgtgggtggtgctggcggtggcactctggctgaggtggctgcaccggctcccccacaacaaccacccgacgcggccgggccgtcaatactccggcaaaatatagatagacaaagttgtagagctacgtctatagatcaatacaccggaaaatctcgcgataatagttatt GCGAGGGCATCAGCGTTCCGTTGCTGTTAGGCGATAGTAGGGTGGTTGTTAAGGGGGCGCAGAAG CTTTAA